The DNA sequence CCTATGCGCAGGGGACCTGGAGCGTTGACGACGAGCGGCCACTCCACTCGGAGACCGGGTTCTGGCGAGCCTCCCCACGAGGAGGCCTGGAGGTCGTGCTCGCACACCCGAACGGCATCGTCGAGGTGGAGGAGGGAACCGTGGCCGGTACCGAGGTCGAGCTGGCGAGCGTTGCGGTAGCTCGCACGAGCACCGCGAAGGAGGTGACGTCCCTGGAGCGCAGCTTGCGCGTCCGTGGTGATTCTCTCGTCTACCGACTGCGGATGGCGGCGGTGGGCGAGCCCCTCACCCACCATCTCGCCGCCGAGCTGCGACGCGTCGCGGC is a window from the Acidimicrobiales bacterium genome containing:
- a CDS encoding FABP family protein, with protein sequence MGLTLHPDVESLSFLLGTWAGEGHGEYPTIESFDYTEEIRFWHTGKPFVAYAQGTWSVDDERPLHSETGFWRASPRGGLEVVLAHPNGIVEVEEGTVAGTEVELASVAVARTSTAKEVTSLERSLRVRGDSLVYRLRMAAVGEPLTHHLAAELRRVAAG